The following are encoded together in the Planococcus antarcticus DSM 14505 genome:
- a CDS encoding tyrosine-protein phosphatase: MIDTHAHILPGLDDGAETMEQTKRLLEKAVDEQLTGIVATPHAFHPNFNTNLAALRKQLELVNSYIAEEQLPITIYSGQECRLGEKLPEKLAAGEALTLAGSRYVLLELPSSGIPAYTVPIIQQLIMKNYVPIIAHAERNQGIIEKPERLKKLLVHGAMAQVTAGSVAGSFGKAIQRTAMSLIDANLIHVYGSDVHSLDKRPFLFNEGLDYLEKKNQHDMVDIFLENNERILLDDHLHVLEPEDIHKGKWWNIFA; this comes from the coding sequence ATGATCGACACGCACGCCCACATCCTGCCCGGACTTGATGACGGAGCGGAAACGATGGAACAAACAAAACGATTGCTGGAAAAAGCTGTCGACGAACAACTGACTGGCATCGTTGCCACACCTCACGCCTTTCACCCGAACTTCAACACAAACCTCGCAGCGCTAAGGAAGCAATTAGAGCTGGTAAATAGCTATATCGCAGAAGAACAATTGCCAATCACGATTTACAGCGGACAAGAATGCCGTCTCGGTGAAAAGCTGCCAGAAAAACTAGCGGCTGGAGAAGCATTAACATTAGCCGGATCACGCTACGTCTTATTAGAACTGCCGTCATCTGGTATTCCAGCTTATACAGTTCCAATCATTCAACAACTCATTATGAAAAACTACGTACCCATTATTGCACATGCAGAACGCAATCAAGGCATTATCGAAAAACCTGAACGGTTGAAAAAACTCTTAGTTCACGGTGCGATGGCGCAAGTAACTGCAGGTTCTGTCGCGGGTAGTTTTGGTAAAGCCATTCAACGCACCGCCATGAGCTTGATCGATGCCAACCTGATCCACGTTTACGGCTCGGACGTCCATAGCCTCGATAAGCGGCCATTCTTGTTTAACGAAGGCCTCGATTACTTGGAGAAAAAGAACCAGCACGACATGGTCGACATTTTCCTGGAGAACAATGAGCGCATCCTACTGGATGATCATTTACATGTTTTAGAGCCGGAAGACATCCATAAAGGGAAATGGTGGAATATTTTTGCTTAA
- a CDS encoding CpsD/CapB family tyrosine-protein kinase, producing the protein MARKKKVLQETARKLIAFTTPRSFVSEQFRTLRTNINFSSPDAEIRTMVVTSAAPSEGKSTTSANLAVVFAQEGKKVLLIDGDMRKPTTHYTFRMGNTVGLSSVLTRRNSIQEVIRPTAVERLDLMTCGPIPPNPAELLASKSMTALIEQLKDMYDLIIFDAPPVLSVTDGQILANKCEGTILVVSSGNTEKDMALKAKEAIESSNSRLIGAVLNNYALAKDNYYYQYYGTTE; encoded by the coding sequence ATGGCGAGAAAGAAAAAAGTGCTGCAGGAAACTGCGCGTAAACTGATTGCATTCACGACACCGCGCTCGTTCGTATCGGAACAATTCCGTACCTTGCGTACCAATATCAACTTTTCATCACCAGACGCAGAAATCCGCACAATGGTCGTCACGTCAGCTGCACCTTCAGAAGGCAAGTCGACAACATCCGCAAACCTGGCAGTCGTTTTTGCACAAGAAGGCAAAAAAGTGTTGTTGATAGACGGCGATATGCGTAAACCCACAACACATTACACATTCCGTATGGGGAATACAGTTGGTTTGTCGAGTGTCTTGACACGCCGAAACTCGATCCAGGAAGTGATTCGCCCGACTGCGGTCGAACGTCTTGACCTTATGACTTGTGGACCGATCCCGCCAAACCCGGCAGAATTGCTCGCTTCCAAATCGATGACAGCGTTGATCGAACAGCTAAAAGACATGTATGACTTGATCATCTTTGATGCGCCGCCGGTTCTTTCTGTAACGGATGGACAAATTTTGGCCAACAAATGCGAAGGCACGATTTTGGTCGTCAGCTCAGGAAATACCGAGAAGGACATGGCGCTAAAAGCGAAAGAAGCCATTGAATCATCCAATAGCCGGCTGATCGGTGCAGTGCTGAATAATTACGCTCTGGCAAAAGACAATTATTATTATCAATATTACGGAACGACAGAGTAA
- a CDS encoding YveK family protein: MEETISLQDLFKTLKKRAGLIVLMTILAITIAGVVSFLVLTPMYETSTQILVNQEETEAAQLTNQNIQTDLQLINTYSVIIKSPAILDEVSSQLNLDMSVEQLNNKITVATAENSQVVNITVQDEDPAQAVDIANTTAEVFESEIMELMNVDNVSILSPAVLKENPSPVAPNPMLNMAIAAVIGLMLGVGIAFLLEYLDTSIKNEQDIEEILGVPLLGIISPIKEEAKLEETTTSKRRAG, translated from the coding sequence ATGGAAGAAACCATCAGCTTACAAGACCTGTTCAAGACACTGAAAAAACGGGCTGGATTGATTGTACTTATGACCATTTTAGCTATTACCATCGCAGGAGTTGTATCGTTTTTAGTCCTGACACCGATGTATGAGACTTCCACACAGATCCTGGTCAACCAGGAAGAAACGGAAGCAGCGCAATTGACGAACCAGAACATTCAAACCGATCTTCAATTGATCAATACATATTCCGTCATCATCAAAAGCCCGGCGATATTAGATGAAGTATCGAGTCAGTTAAACCTGGACATGTCCGTCGAGCAGCTGAACAATAAAATCACCGTTGCCACCGCTGAGAATTCTCAGGTTGTCAATATTACGGTGCAGGATGAAGATCCTGCACAGGCAGTAGACATCGCCAACACAACTGCAGAAGTGTTTGAAAGTGAAATCATGGAATTGATGAACGTCGACAACGTCTCGATTTTGTCGCCGGCTGTATTAAAAGAAAATCCGTCACCGGTCGCACCAAACCCGATGTTGAACATGGCCATTGCAGCTGTTATCGGCTTGATGCTCGGAGTGGGGATTGCCTTCTTGCTGGAATACTTGGATACTTCCATCAAAAACGAGCAGGACATCGAAGAAATTTTGGGCGTTCCGTTGCTCGGCATCATTTCACCGATTAAAGAAGAAGCCAAGCTAGAAGAAACCACAACATCGAAGAGAAGGGCGGGATAG
- a CDS encoding SGNH/GDSL hydrolase family protein, producing the protein MKLYKIGAVFAVIICVIALLFSYLTWQDKLENVLDKPEEASAQTGDTAKQQPKTVPGDNSVNVEELAGNMDPQVRELLLERTSSDDSLQMLIAGSEALESGQPGYAERLQSSIEEAYGNFIEVDVVTVGRTSEFLVNVDLSAGYDLVLLEPMTLMNNDRIAIEQEREHIKAFESAMSTQVEDAVLVLHPPQPIYGAGYYLAQVTALEEFAATTGYAYIDHWSEWPDTDDESLQDYLTEDGLPNDKGAELWAERLEAYFIAD; encoded by the coding sequence ATGAAATTGTATAAAATTGGAGCAGTATTTGCTGTTATTATTTGTGTGATTGCACTATTATTTAGCTATTTAACGTGGCAAGACAAGCTCGAAAACGTATTGGATAAACCTGAAGAAGCCTCAGCGCAGACGGGTGACACAGCAAAACAGCAACCTAAAACGGTACCCGGTGACAATTCTGTGAACGTTGAAGAGTTGGCCGGGAATATGGACCCACAAGTCCGCGAGTTGCTGCTAGAGAGGACCAGCAGCGATGACAGCCTACAGATGCTAATTGCCGGTTCTGAAGCCTTAGAGTCGGGTCAACCTGGCTACGCAGAACGATTGCAATCTTCTATAGAAGAAGCGTATGGCAACTTTATCGAAGTTGACGTCGTTACAGTAGGAAGAACTTCCGAATTTTTGGTCAATGTGGACCTATCGGCAGGCTACGACTTAGTGCTACTCGAGCCAATGACGTTGATGAACAATGACCGCATTGCCATTGAACAAGAGCGTGAACACATCAAGGCTTTTGAGTCGGCAATGTCCACCCAAGTGGAAGACGCCGTACTGGTGCTTCACCCGCCTCAGCCAATTTATGGCGCTGGCTATTATTTGGCGCAAGTCACGGCACTGGAAGAATTCGCAGCCACTACCGGTTATGCTTATATTGACCACTGGTCCGAATGGCCGGATACAGACGACGAGAGCCTTCAAGACTATTTAACAGAAGACGGTTTGCCAAATGACAAAGGTGCAGAATTATGGGCAGAAAGACTGGAAGCGTATTTTATCGCTGACTAA